In Pseudovibrio brasiliensis, the following are encoded in one genomic region:
- a CDS encoding carbonic anhydrase, protein MCWMCNEKAGLVGSPERRKFLKTAGVFGAALATGGVGAVSSAGAQEPPIPKNEIGGDDALKRLMDGNKRYVEGNISPADFQSTRAALAAGQNPFAAILGCADSRVAPELAFDTGRGDLFVVRVAGNVVTPEGLASLEFCVDVLGTQLIMVLGHEKCGAVKAAISSVQSGNQFPGHIQTLVELLRPPVQQAQAEKGDILVNAIKANVQWGTTALQQASPILDKHFKAGTLKVVGGVYDLDTGKVTLVT, encoded by the coding sequence ATGTGTTGGATGTGCAATGAAAAAGCGGGTCTGGTTGGATCACCGGAGCGTCGCAAATTCCTGAAAACGGCAGGTGTATTTGGTGCTGCCCTGGCAACGGGTGGTGTTGGTGCTGTTTCTTCTGCCGGAGCGCAGGAGCCGCCTATTCCTAAGAACGAGATTGGCGGTGATGATGCGCTTAAGCGTCTGATGGATGGTAACAAGCGCTACGTTGAAGGGAATATCTCTCCCGCTGATTTCCAAAGCACACGTGCCGCATTGGCCGCTGGGCAGAACCCGTTTGCAGCGATCCTCGGGTGTGCGGATTCCCGTGTGGCGCCGGAACTAGCGTTTGATACGGGGCGCGGGGATCTCTTCGTTGTGCGTGTGGCCGGAAATGTTGTGACGCCGGAAGGGCTTGCCAGCCTTGAGTTTTGTGTTGATGTGCTGGGCACGCAGCTGATCATGGTGCTGGGTCACGAGAAGTGTGGTGCGGTGAAAGCGGCGATTTCCTCCGTGCAGAGTGGCAACCAGTTCCCCGGACATATCCAGACGCTTGTTGAGCTTCTTCGGCCCCCTGTGCAGCAGGCGCAGGCGGAGAAGGGGGATATCCTCGTCAATGCGATCAAGGCGAATGTGCAGTGGGGGACGACCGCTTTGCAGCAGGCATCACCCATATTGGACAAGCACTTCAAGGCGGGAACGCTGAAGGTTGTTGGCGGGGTGTATGACCTTGATACGGGTAAGGTAACGCTGGTGACATAA
- a CDS encoding GNAT family N-acetyltransferase, whose protein sequence is MIFDEITVEPAREADAHRLGELVFAMESELWPDDELDVREFRSTAEDILTDDGSRYWAYLARSDGELLGLITLAEKKAIYAGGRFGEIVEFYVVPSGRCAGVGKCLLQHAVLKGQEMDWPYLEVGAPHQPAWKTTLSFYLNNEFREIGPRLEREI, encoded by the coding sequence GTGATATTCGATGAGATTACCGTTGAGCCTGCCCGAGAAGCAGATGCCCATCGCTTGGGGGAACTTGTCTTTGCGATGGAGAGTGAGCTTTGGCCGGATGATGAGCTGGATGTGAGGGAGTTCCGCAGCACGGCGGAGGATATTCTGACCGATGATGGTTCCCGCTACTGGGCTTATCTGGCCAGATCAGATGGGGAGCTGCTGGGGCTGATTACGCTGGCGGAGAAGAAGGCCATTTATGCTGGTGGGCGCTTTGGTGAGATCGTCGAGTTTTACGTTGTGCCTTCTGGCAGGTGTGCTGGTGTTGGGAAGTGCCTTTTACAGCATGCAGTGCTGAAGGGGCAGGAGATGGACTGGCCCTATCTCGAAGTGGGGGCGCCGCATCAGCCAGCCTGGAAGACTACTCTGAGTTTTTATCTTAATAACGAATTCAGAGAAATTGGGCCGCGGCTGGAAAGAGAAATTTAG
- a CDS encoding ArnT family glycosyltransferase, whose amino-acid sequence MLQDQGFLPRIQCAIASDKWAEFITDYFVWLLAGYFIAQTLVRYFASPVLGLDEAEQIIAAQSFQLGYGPQPPLYTWLTIIFFSVFGKGLFATALLKNSLLFLGYLGVWLTARKVSDKTLAAIGTVALLFLPQISWESQRALSHSVLMFACSAWTVYLFISCIQKPSWWRAAVFGVVIAAGALSKYNYLFLFAALIVAGFCIEQGRRFLCSKYIAVSACVALVLLVPSVFWMFDNQDLIYARVHKFGIDKVERHFLTGFFSLINAALQFVIVAVVLFFCAWATSFYWKDEEQHDQYVNEPFRKLLTLVVVFGLIIAAVSVIASGATNVKDRWLQPILFLAPLVASLWLFADVSMRQAKIVLGTACILAVVIVVLIPFNFAYGSFKKPSAHSLPSQAIVDTLAQYGVRSVLTTSHSIAGNIGDLKPNWAVTIPEYSGIDINYAYPVAVLWKGHTKAVPDNMKALYEKLKGKPLPSSEIHIEAAPYHHWSKYPFDYSFIIVEGSDQASLK is encoded by the coding sequence ATGCTGCAAGATCAGGGTTTCCTTCCAAGAATTCAATGTGCCATTGCTTCTGATAAGTGGGCGGAGTTCATTACGGACTATTTTGTCTGGCTTCTTGCTGGGTATTTCATTGCTCAGACACTCGTTCGGTACTTTGCTTCTCCCGTCTTGGGTTTGGATGAAGCGGAGCAGATTATTGCGGCGCAGAGTTTTCAGCTTGGGTATGGGCCGCAGCCGCCGCTTTATACGTGGTTGACGATCATTTTCTTCTCGGTATTTGGCAAAGGGCTTTTTGCAACGGCGTTGCTGAAGAACTCCCTGTTGTTCCTTGGATATTTGGGTGTTTGGCTGACTGCCCGGAAAGTTTCGGATAAGACACTAGCGGCGATTGGGACGGTGGCGTTGCTGTTTTTGCCGCAGATCTCCTGGGAGTCACAGCGAGCGTTGAGCCATTCGGTTTTGATGTTCGCCTGTTCAGCGTGGACCGTTTATCTTTTCATTTCCTGCATTCAAAAGCCGAGCTGGTGGCGGGCTGCTGTGTTTGGGGTGGTGATCGCGGCTGGGGCGCTTTCCAAATATAATTACCTCTTTCTATTTGCAGCTTTGATTGTGGCGGGGTTTTGTATTGAGCAAGGGCGTCGTTTTCTTTGCTCTAAGTACATCGCTGTTTCTGCTTGTGTTGCCTTGGTCCTGCTGGTTCCGTCGGTATTTTGGATGTTTGATAATCAGGATCTAATCTACGCGCGGGTTCATAAGTTTGGGATTGATAAGGTTGAGCGGCATTTTTTGACCGGGTTCTTTTCTCTGATCAATGCAGCGCTTCAGTTTGTTATTGTGGCTGTGGTTCTGTTCTTCTGTGCATGGGCGACGAGCTTTTACTGGAAGGATGAGGAACAGCATGATCAGTATGTGAATGAACCTTTCCGGAAACTACTGACGCTTGTGGTGGTGTTTGGGCTGATTATTGCTGCGGTCTCTGTGATTGCCAGTGGGGCGACCAATGTGAAGGACAGGTGGCTTCAGCCGATCCTGTTTCTGGCACCGCTCGTTGCTTCGCTGTGGTTATTCGCCGATGTTTCCATGCGACAGGCCAAGATTGTGCTTGGAACGGCCTGTATTCTGGCTGTGGTGATCGTTGTGCTCATTCCTTTTAACTTCGCTTACGGTAGCTTCAAGAAACCGAGTGCGCATTCGCTGCCATCGCAGGCTATTGTTGATACGCTTGCGCAGTATGGCGTGCGCAGTGTGCTTACGACCTCGCACAGCATTGCCGGAAACATTGGGGATCTGAAACCGAACTGGGCGGTGACTATTCCTGAGTATTCCGGCATTGATATCAACTATGCCTATCCTGTTGCTGTGCTTTGGAAGGGGCATACGAAGGCTGTGCCGGATAATATGAAGGCGCTTTATGAGAAGCTGAAAGGGAAGCCACTTCCATCCAGTGAGATCCATATCGAAGCAGCGCCTTATCATCACTGGTCCAAGTATCCGTTCGATTATAGCTTCATTATTGTGGAGGGGAGTGATCAGGCCTCCCTGAAGTGA
- the purH gene encoding bifunctional phosphoribosylaminoimidazolecarboxamide formyltransferase/IMP cyclohydrolase, translating into MAVVSKGVPIPELVSVKRALLSVSDKTGLVEFAKALSERGVELISTGGTRKTIAEAGLPVKDISEVTGFPEIMDGRVKTLHPMVHGGLLSIRDDAEHVAAMDEHGITGIDLLCVNLYPFEDTVASGADYANGVENIDIGGPAMTRAAAKNHAYVTTVVDPADYAAVIVAMDTHNGQSPIALRKKLAQKAFARTAAYDAAVSNWMAEQIDEAAPDYRAIGGKLNEVMRYGENPHQAAGFYVTGEQRPGVATARQVQGKQLSYNNINDTDAAFELVSEFDPARTAAVAIIKHANPCGVAEAPTLKEAYEKALACDPVSAFGGIVALNGTLDADAAAEITKIFTEVIIAPDATEEAIALVAKKKNLRLLLTGGLSDPRAKGLYVKTVSGGLLVQDRDNGVVDDLDLKVVTKRAPSEQELADLKMAFRVGKHVKSNAIVYVKDGATVGIGAGQMSRVDSARIAARKAEDAAEAAGLAEPLTKGCVVASDAFFPFADGLLFAAEAGATAVIQPGGSMRDDEVIKAADEAGLAMVVTGMRHFRH; encoded by the coding sequence ATGGCCGTTGTCTCCAAAGGCGTTCCGATACCTGAACTCGTATCGGTTAAGCGCGCGCTTCTTTCTGTCTCCGATAAAACCGGTCTTGTTGAATTTGCAAAAGCTCTCTCCGAACGTGGGGTTGAGCTGATCTCAACAGGCGGTACTCGCAAAACCATCGCTGAGGCTGGCCTTCCAGTTAAAGACATTTCTGAGGTTACTGGTTTCCCTGAAATCATGGATGGCCGCGTTAAGACGCTGCATCCTATGGTTCACGGTGGTCTGCTGAGCATTCGTGATGATGCTGAGCACGTTGCTGCGATGGACGAGCATGGCATTACCGGTATCGACCTTCTTTGTGTGAACCTTTACCCATTTGAAGACACTGTCGCTTCTGGTGCTGACTACGCAAATGGTGTCGAGAATATCGACATTGGCGGCCCGGCGATGACCCGTGCAGCGGCGAAGAACCATGCTTATGTGACCACTGTTGTTGATCCAGCTGACTACGCTGCTGTGATCGTAGCTATGGATACGCATAATGGACAGTCTCCAATTGCTCTTCGTAAAAAGCTGGCGCAGAAGGCATTTGCCCGCACCGCTGCTTATGACGCTGCCGTTTCCAACTGGATGGCGGAGCAGATTGATGAAGCTGCGCCTGACTATCGCGCGATTGGTGGCAAGCTGAATGAAGTGATGCGTTATGGTGAGAACCCGCATCAGGCAGCGGGCTTCTATGTAACCGGTGAGCAACGCCCGGGTGTTGCGACTGCTCGACAGGTGCAGGGTAAGCAGCTTTCTTACAACAACATCAATGATACGGATGCCGCGTTTGAGCTGGTTTCCGAGTTTGATCCTGCGCGTACAGCGGCTGTTGCTATCATCAAGCACGCGAACCCATGCGGTGTTGCTGAAGCGCCTACGCTGAAAGAAGCTTATGAGAAGGCTCTGGCCTGCGATCCGGTTTCTGCATTTGGCGGCATTGTTGCGCTGAACGGAACTCTGGATGCGGATGCTGCGGCTGAGATCACCAAGATCTTCACCGAGGTTATCATAGCTCCTGATGCGACTGAGGAAGCGATTGCACTGGTTGCTAAGAAGAAGAACCTGCGTCTGCTTCTGACCGGTGGTCTTTCCGATCCACGCGCTAAGGGTCTTTATGTGAAGACTGTTTCCGGTGGCTTGCTGGTTCAGGATCGTGACAATGGTGTTGTTGATGATCTAGATCTGAAAGTGGTGACAAAGCGTGCACCATCCGAACAGGAACTGGCTGATCTGAAAATGGCCTTCCGTGTTGGCAAGCATGTGAAATCCAATGCGATCGTTTACGTGAAAGACGGTGCTACCGTTGGCATCGGTGCAGGGCAGATGAGCCGCGTGGACAGCGCTCGCATTGCAGCTCGCAAAGCTGAGGATGCGGCTGAAGCAGCAGGCCTTGCTGAGCCTCTCACCAAAGGCTGTGTGGTTGCGTCTGATGCGTTCTTTCCGTTTGCTGATGGCCTCCTTTTTGCGGCTGAAGCTGGCGCGACGGCTGTTATTCAGCCGGGTGGTTCCATGCGCGATGATGAAGTGATCAAAGCCGCTGATGAAGCTGGTCTGGCAATGGTCGTCACCGGAATGCGTCACTTCCGCCACTAA
- a CDS encoding heparinase II/III family protein, with product MAQNSLNWARGGSMFRMFSFGSAPSRLLIAPQDLRTADATNAADIYAGRFLFAGHLVEVGGQSPFDVEPPNLQWAKALHGFSWLRHLRAAETNMAQQNARALVEDWIKTCGRWHDIGWKQEVVARRVLSWMAQSPLLLTGCEADFYRAFMRSLFRQVRFLRKTMNKAPDGLPRLTVAMANACATVSMDGQGRHIKQALKRLDQELKRQILPDGGHISRYPGAIIEILVDLLPIRQALVMQGQTVSPVMMESIDRMMPMIRFFRHGDGSFAHFNGMASTPGDVVATILAYDDARGTPPVSAPHSGYQRLTGGDSLVVMDVGAPPPTRFSNSTHAGCLSFEFSSKRNRIVVNCGVSTREQVAWKMVARSTAAHSTAGIGDASSCRFLTSSRFDKVLGNPVLSGPKDVSAERQDTDLSDRVIASHDGYVDRYGIVHERDLTLSRDGTVLDGIDRFKPISDKAEEETVTIRFHLHPQVTCTMLPMGDAAVLQCADGEAWEFTAEGLGFSVEESIYLSDVFGHRQTQQIVITLGVKEAQSVTWMLRKTASAKGRRKT from the coding sequence ATGGCTCAAAACAGCCTGAACTGGGCACGCGGGGGATCAATGTTCCGCATGTTCTCGTTCGGGAGTGCGCCATCGCGTCTTCTTATTGCTCCTCAGGACCTTCGCACTGCAGACGCTACGAATGCCGCTGATATCTACGCTGGACGCTTCCTGTTTGCAGGACATCTGGTTGAGGTTGGCGGTCAGTCTCCGTTTGATGTTGAGCCTCCGAATCTGCAATGGGCAAAAGCTCTGCACGGTTTTTCCTGGCTCCGTCATTTGCGTGCTGCTGAAACCAATATGGCACAGCAGAATGCTCGTGCATTGGTTGAAGACTGGATCAAGACCTGTGGTCGCTGGCATGACATCGGCTGGAAGCAGGAAGTTGTTGCTCGCCGTGTTCTGAGCTGGATGGCGCAATCTCCGTTGTTGCTGACCGGATGCGAAGCTGATTTCTATCGTGCCTTTATGCGTTCATTGTTCCGCCAGGTGCGTTTCCTGCGCAAAACGATGAACAAAGCGCCAGATGGGCTGCCACGTTTAACCGTTGCTATGGCAAATGCGTGTGCGACTGTTTCCATGGACGGGCAGGGGCGCCATATCAAGCAGGCGTTGAAGCGGCTTGATCAGGAGCTGAAACGCCAGATCCTTCCAGATGGTGGACATATCTCTCGGTATCCGGGTGCCATCATCGAGATCCTCGTTGATCTGCTACCAATCCGCCAGGCACTTGTGATGCAAGGGCAAACAGTTTCTCCGGTCATGATGGAATCCATCGACCGTATGATGCCGATGATCCGCTTCTTCCGTCATGGTGATGGTTCCTTTGCTCACTTCAACGGTATGGCTTCCACGCCGGGTGATGTGGTTGCAACGATCCTCGCTTATGATGATGCTCGTGGAACGCCTCCTGTGAGTGCGCCTCATTCTGGCTATCAACGCCTGACTGGTGGTGATAGTCTGGTGGTGATGGATGTTGGTGCTCCACCACCAACACGCTTTTCTAACAGCACACATGCTGGTTGTTTGTCTTTCGAGTTCTCCTCAAAGCGCAACCGTATTGTAGTGAACTGCGGGGTCTCTACGCGTGAGCAAGTTGCGTGGAAGATGGTGGCACGTTCTACGGCTGCTCATTCCACTGCCGGTATTGGTGATGCTTCCTCTTGTCGTTTCCTGACATCATCTCGCTTCGACAAGGTACTGGGAAATCCGGTTCTGTCCGGTCCGAAAGATGTTTCTGCTGAACGGCAGGATACTGATCTTTCTGACCGTGTGATTGCGAGCCATGATGGGTATGTGGATCGCTATGGTATTGTTCACGAACGTGATCTGACGCTTTCACGCGATGGCACGGTTTTGGACGGTATTGATCGCTTCAAACCAATATCTGACAAGGCTGAGGAAGAGACGGTGACCATTCGGTTCCATCTTCATCCGCAAGTCACTTGTACCATGTTGCCAATGGGTGATGCCGCTGTTTTGCAGTGTGCTGATGGTGAGGCGTGGGAGTTTACAGCTGAAGGGCTAGGGTTCTCCGTTGAAGAATCAATCTATCTGTCAGACGTGTTCGGCCATCGTCAGACGCAGCAGATCGTAATTACGCTGGGTGTGAAAGAAGCGCAGAGCGTGACGTGGATGTTGAGAAAGACAGCATCTGCGAAGGGACGGCGGAAGACCTAA
- a CDS encoding RsmB/NOP family class I SAM-dependent RNA methyltransferase, whose translation MSAERKNTSSQGKNSKFKGRKRSGAPKTPKGNDQASEVDSVEGTFKDPGYAARKAATDLLGKVLSKRMPLDGELDLNNGHPGYKRLEPNDRALVRAIIGTALRRRGQIQDVIDRFLDRPIPEKTGRVLDILHVAMAQLFFMSVPDHAAVSLAVTLAGRDGRAKPYKNLVNAVLRRATREGAAIIAEQDAEKLNAPEWMFARWCEVYGEEAARAMSAAHMTEPYLDLTVPADREAWAEKLGGEVQLGYSVRLQPDGPIEKLEGFDDGKWWVQDAAAAVPARLLGDIKGKVVADLCAAPGGKTMQLAAAGANVTAVDISARRLQRLTQNLKRVGLEAETEVSDLREFVPIDLFDAILLDAPCSATGTIRRHPDVAWLKREDDVLKLADLQYELLEKALGWLKPGGSLVYCTCSLEQEEGELQIQRLLLEHPEVQRVPVTAEELGGVAEAINSQGDFRAMPGQNPSSGKTSGGLDGFFAARLRLS comes from the coding sequence ATGAGCGCAGAGCGTAAGAACACATCTTCTCAGGGCAAAAACTCCAAGTTCAAGGGGAGAAAGCGTTCTGGAGCACCGAAGACTCCAAAAGGCAATGATCAAGCTTCTGAGGTGGATAGCGTAGAGGGCACTTTCAAAGATCCCGGTTATGCGGCGCGTAAGGCAGCGACGGACCTTTTGGGCAAAGTGCTCAGCAAGCGTATGCCGCTGGACGGTGAGCTTGATCTGAACAATGGCCATCCTGGCTACAAGCGTCTTGAGCCGAATGATCGTGCTTTGGTTCGTGCGATTATCGGTACTGCACTGCGCCGTCGTGGTCAGATACAGGATGTGATTGATCGCTTCCTTGATCGTCCAATCCCAGAGAAAACTGGTCGTGTTCTTGATATTCTGCACGTTGCTATGGCACAGCTGTTCTTTATGTCTGTGCCTGATCATGCGGCGGTGTCCCTCGCAGTGACGCTGGCTGGTCGTGATGGACGTGCGAAGCCATACAAGAACCTCGTCAATGCGGTTCTGCGTCGGGCTACACGTGAAGGTGCTGCTATCATTGCAGAGCAGGATGCTGAGAAGCTGAATGCGCCTGAGTGGATGTTTGCGCGTTGGTGCGAAGTTTACGGTGAAGAGGCCGCGCGCGCGATGTCCGCTGCGCATATGACTGAGCCGTATCTGGACTTGACTGTCCCTGCTGATCGTGAAGCGTGGGCTGAAAAGCTGGGCGGTGAAGTGCAGCTTGGCTATTCCGTACGTCTTCAGCCAGATGGACCTATTGAAAAGCTTGAGGGCTTTGATGACGGTAAATGGTGGGTTCAGGATGCTGCGGCAGCTGTTCCTGCTCGTTTGCTGGGCGACATCAAAGGTAAAGTGGTTGCTGATCTGTGTGCAGCACCGGGCGGTAAAACCATGCAGCTGGCAGCCGCTGGTGCGAATGTTACCGCTGTCGATATCTCAGCGCGTCGTTTGCAGCGCCTAACGCAGAATCTGAAGCGCGTTGGTTTGGAAGCTGAGACTGAAGTCTCTGATCTTCGTGAATTTGTGCCGATTGATCTGTTTGATGCGATCCTTCTTGATGCGCCGTGTTCTGCCACCGGAACCATTCGCCGCCACCCTGATGTGGCTTGGCTGAAGCGTGAAGATGATGTGCTCAAGCTGGCTGATCTGCAGTACGAACTGCTCGAAAAAGCATTGGGTTGGCTGAAACCGGGCGGTTCGCTGGTTTACTGCACCTGTTCACTGGAACAGGAAGAGGGTGAACTGCAAATTCAACGCTTGCTGCTGGAGCATCCAGAGGTGCAGCGCGTGCCTGTGACGGCAGAAGAACTCGGCGGCGTTGCCGAGGCGATCAACTCCCAAGGCGACTTCCGTGCGATGCCGGGTCAGAACCCATCATCTGGTAAAACATCCGGTGGATTGGACGGCTTCTTCGCTGCTCGTTTGCGCCTCTCGTAA